GCTCATTGTCGATCGTATCGGCCGACTGTGGGCTCTCAGAGAAATGCTTGTCATCTGGATTGTCGGTGTCATCGTCCAGATTACCTCCAACAATGTCGGTCAACTGTACGCTGGTCGTTTTGTTGCCGGCATGGGTATCGGTCAGTCTGTTGTCATTGGTCCCACCTACCTGGCCGAGAttgctcctcctcatgTCAGAGGTCTGGCAACCTGTGTCTTCTCAGGTTCCGTCTATCTGGGAGTCATGCTGTCGTACTTTGCCAACTATGGTACCACTCTGCACatctcaaacacctccCGGAACCAGTGGGTCATCCCCACCACTCTGCAGATTATCTTCTCTGGTATCATGCTGATTGGCTCTATCTTTGTCCACGAGTCTCCTCGATGGCTCATGAAGATCGGcaaggaagaagaggccGTTGAAACTCTGTGCAAGATCCGTAAGCTTCCCGCCGACGATCTCTACGTCCAGGGCGAGATTCTCATGGTGCGAGAGCAGATTGAGCGAGAAAAGCAGGCTATGACCGGCGCCTCATACTGGTCGCTGTTCAAGGAGTTGCTGGCTACCCCTGCCAACCGGTACCGACTCTTCCTTGGTCTCATGATCCAGATTCTGGGCCAGTGGTCCGGAGCCAACGCCATTACCATCTATGCTCCTTCCTTCTTCCAGATGATCGGTGTCAgcggccagcagcagaagatgtTCGCCACGGCCATTCTTGGAGTCGTCAAGTTCGCCGCCTCCATTATTTGCGCCGTCTTCCTAATCGATACCATTGGCAGACGACGATCTCTCTACTCGGGTATCACTCTGCAGTTCATCTCCATTCTGTATGTGGCCATCTACCTGGCTGTGGTGCCCAACAACGACCCCTCGCGGATCAAGTCTGCTGCCGAGCGACATGCCGGAGTCGGCGCCATTGCCTTCATCTACCTCTCGGGTGTGGGCTGGGCTCTCGGTTGGAACTCCATCCAGTACCTCATCAACGCCGAGATCTACACTGTTCGGCACAGATCTCTGGCGTCCGGTCTCATCATGACGGTCCATTTCGCCAACCAGTACGGCAACTCCAAGGCTCTGCCTTCCATGCGACTGGGAATGACCGACACTGGAGCcatgttcttcttctccgggATCATTCTCGTCGGTCTGGTGTGGTCCTGGTTCTTCCTGCCCGAGGTCTCGGGCCGGTCTCTCGAGTCCATCGACGAAATGTTCTCGCTGCCTTGGTATCTCATTGGAAGACGGGGCCACCAGATGGTGCCCGAGACTTCAGCTGCTGTGCAGATTGCCGCCGACGAggatgagaagaagggcggGGTGGTCCATGTGGAGAACTGCTAGAAGCGTCGCTaagttatatatatttatcaTGTTTGCACTTCCAGATTGGAGTCGTATTTGTAGCTGCGGTGCCGTTGGAGTAGGTTTGATGACAGGTGGAGAGCCGTCTATATAGTGGAGGAGCCACTGTTTAGGTGGAGATTAGAGTAGCATATAGTAGGGACACACAAGGCGCTTAATGGGCGTAATTGAACGTCTGAGACAGCGGGATTGAAGGCATAGATaggagtggaagaggagaatTGGGTGATAAATTGAACGTGTTGAATGTGCACAGGGGCGTTGGTTATTGATATCTTGCACTTTTTCTGTCCTTGGATACCCTGATAATCCCGTTATGTTGCTCCTCGTCATGCGCAACTAcacgtactgtacttaaAGAATTGTATTCACGATACTTCATCTAACACAGTACATCTGTACAGTTGCAGTAAACTCAATTCAAATATGCCAGATGACGATCAACAATCTGGGGAATGACGCCGGGTGTTTGGAGAGCGTCTCTGGCGAGAATGGGCGAGTGCGATGCATGGCTTTTGTCCAGGTGTTCGTGTTCGGAGTGAAGCCCATTTCAAGCAATAGACATTGTTTTGGTACCTTCATGGCAGAGACCCAAATACTTTAGTGCGATACATACTATTGTTTTTACACCTGTCGTATAATATCAGACGTGATATTGGTCCTGAACCAACGCCAGCCCGTATTAATTACCTGACATCCCAAATATGAAGGATGATTGCGGATGACGTCTTCATAGAAAGACAGCTTATGCCACATGCGCAGGGGGTGTGTTGTTTATCTGCGCGAACGTGTTTTGGCTGGAAAATGCAGCAACTGCAGTAAGGTAAGATGAGAGATGAGAGAAGCTGTCATGTTGGCCAATACAGTCAGTGGCAAATCAGCATCTAATTATAATAATTGTAGCGGCTTTTGttgtccaccacctcaatTCTCGATCGTGattggctacaagtagaataCATGTATTTACACATGTCCTGGATATtgtcaagtccaagtaTCGTCCAAGTACGACACTGATGCAgatgtactacttgtagtggcTACTTAGACTTGGTGCACGCCCTGTGCTGTTTAGCCGTCCACagtactcgcactcgtACTTTGGACCCATTCTCTTGTCGTCGAGCATGCTATGGTCGGTATCACATCTCCTCTgtcacctccatcacctaCATATACCCCTGGTGCCCCTTCAATGTGACGGTCCCCCTCGCTTATCGTCACGGTGGGACGTGTTATGGTATGCACATAAATTGGTTAATTAACCATTTATGATCGACCCGCCTGCAAGCTGAGCCTGTGGAGTTTGTCAGAGTTTGGGAATAAAAATAGGCCGGGCTAATTACGTCTAGTAGCGCTATTTGGATTGCCGCGTGCATGCAAACAGACACGTTTACAACAGCAGCGGGAGATTGACCGGACCAAAAGTCGAAACATGTTCAGAGAATCGAGACGGGTGTgcgtgtcacgtgatgtgatGTGTAGTGTCGTCTGCggttggtcatgtgacccGATCCGGCAATCGTCCGGATTGTTCACTTTTCCTTCCCCAAACGCCCACATTCCATACAAGGTCTATTTAGCATGTATAATCCGATTAATTTCAGGCGCAAACATGTCAAAAGATAGAGACCCGCAACGGCACACgattacttgtacattatacttgtagggcAACCCAAGTGACATCAGAGGTCCAAGACACACGCCAAAAACACGAAATATCGCGAAAACGCCGGCTTTATGTCCTTTCCTCGGCTCCGTACACGGTTGGTCTTCACTCTCGACACGTTCTGTTATGCACTGCCAGGCACTATTATTGTGCGAGTCTCTTGTTTCGTGCTGTACTGAAACTTTGAATCGGGGGGGGATGTATACAAGTGGACAGTGGGGTCTTGTAGTACAATGATCCGGGCGCAGAAGGCGGCCAAAACCAGGATCAGAGAGGTCTCGGACGCGGACCAGTCCAGTATTTGCACCCGTTTGCTCTCGGTAGCATCGCGACTCTGCTGCAACCGGTTCTTTGACACGGTGCAATTTACGCACATGGCACATAACATTGTGGTTCACACGCATTTTCACCCAAATATAATTATGCTTTCAACAACTCAACCTGCAGCTGGAATGAAGAGCCCTTGTTGAGACGGGTGCAAATCTAGCCAGGGCAGATCGATCTGGGGCGGTTTTCGCGGTGGGACCCCCTTCAATTGGGCACAAAAGAGCAGGAATATGGCCCCAAATCCACCGCGCAACGCGCCCATCACGTCTTATCCCCCCTCACACCACCTACACGTCGCGCAGTCAACGCGCTCACACGCTAGTTTGGGTTAGGGCTGCGTAGCTTACTCCCCTCAGGTACACTTTACACCCAATTTACCAAAAGCGTTTGCAaagtgtttttttggaccACCTTGACTTGCTCCTGGCTTCATCTTGaccacaccaccaccacttttTTCCCCGGCCCCCGAGGAAGAAACTACACAGGGACATAGACAGCATGGATCTGGCGAAAATCACCGACGGCTTCGTCAAGCACGAgacctcgtcgtcgtcctcttcttgctccaccaccaacacagGGCCCACCCCAGACTTGTCTCCAGTGACGCCCTCCAAGGAATGTGAGAAGCGGCCACGAGAGGACGACCCTGAAGAGTCGCACGACACGAGCGCCGGCgccaacagcaacaacaacgctAGCGTGTCTCTCATGTCCACCCCAGAGCCCAAGTCGTCGTCTCCCCCCGGACTGTCGCATTTCGCACACCTGATGCAAAAGTCGGACACCATGTACCGACAGAACCTCAACTCGGACCAGTACATCTACtcggacgaggagaaggagaaccaCAAGACTTCGGGCAAGCCCCACACCCCCCAGGTGCCTCATACGCCCTCCAGTGTGCCGACACAACAACCCCAATATGCATTTATTTCACATTCCATCACCTCGTACCCGTCGAACGAGCCTCAGATTGACAACGCACGGCTGGCGCGCCGAAAACGACGCCGAACGTCTCCCACGGAACTCgcgctgctggagcaggagtTTGCCCGCAACCAGAAGCCTCCCAAGCACATTCGCGTCGACATTGCCCGCCGAGTCGACATGACTGAAAAGGCTGTGCAGGTGTGGTTCCAGAACAAGCGGCAGAGCGTGCGAAAGAGCATGAACAAGAGCATGACCGATGACACCTCTTTCGCCGACTCTTCGTTCGCTGAAACTACCTTTGACGAGACAGACGGTAACTCCACATTCCTGTCCAATTCCAACGTCAGCACCAGCGTAAGCAACAAGTCAATCACTTCTTCCATCACAGACAACAAGTCGCCCCTGGCACAGTCAACCACCGCCGACTCTGTTGCCAACGCCAACGCCAACGCCAACGCCAACGCCaacgccaacaacaacaccgcATCCACTTCCTCCACAAACGACTCCGAAATTGCATCCGTCGCCCCCAAAACAAACGGCAGCTCATTCTCTGTTTTCGAAGATACCCCCGAGACTCCcgcgaaaaagaaacccaGTGCTCCGCGACTGTCCATGCGTGGTGGGAAGGCTACTGTTATCTACGCCGGCAAGCCCAAGGGTGTCACGCTGTCCTCGGGAAGACGTCTTGGGGTCCCTGCCACACCCTCCTCTCCCGCCAACAACAATCTTGGCCTGGGAGGCTCGCCTCTGGCCACATCGTCTCCTATGACCCAGCGGACCGCGTCGCAACTGAACCAGGCATCTGCATCTTCTCCCCTATCGGCTGTTAAGTCCAAGTCTTTTGGAACTGCCGAGGAAAGCCTGGCTGCGACGCTCAAGAAGCGGCTTCCGTCCATGCACTACGACCTGCCCGTGACCAACAAGACGTCGTCTGTGCGCCATGGCGTGAGCTCTCCCGTGGTCGACGCCGGCAGCCGTGAGGCCGAGTGTATTTCCAATCTCCTCTCTCTTCGAAACGGAGGACGATGGTAAATATTTGATTTTATATATACGAAAGATCTAACATGTTTTGGTGTAATTGTAGGGAAAGGTACAAGGAGTGCGTTGGGTGAGTATGATACAATGTGGAGATACCGGTGCAAGTACGACACTCGTAGTACCGGTGCATATATGAGGCGCATGATGAATTGCGTGTTCCACTCAACAACCACTTGACCATGACCCGGGATAGATGATCCGGGGGTTCAGTATCGGTGCGTGGAAGGACATACTAGGTGTGTAGTATAGGATGGAAATGACAGATATGTAGTTCCGATTGTGCAATATGTCCGTGATGGCTGGTGTACCAACAATTGAGCAAGTATACATTCTTCTAGTGCGATATCGGGACAAATACAAGTCTTGATCTTGAAACAAAGAGCCACCGAGATGGTAGGGTACGAAGCGCGACCAGGGATGTGGGGGGGGAGGACTGAGGTTCGTTGTCGAGGGGTAAATACATGACGACAATGGCCAGCGGGAAACGTGCTCGTAAGGTACAGTATACCCAACAAGTCAAGACTGCTCGACCGTAGAGGTGTTTGTTGTGTGGGCACCGATTTGGGCATCTACTGTATTATTgacatgtactgtattatTGACATGAAGAAGGCGGTATCTTACTTCTACCGAGTCAGGGCAGCCCAACTTTCTGTTTGTTGTCGTACTTGCGGACGAGGGCTTTGTCTTACAAAGCATCTAGAGCTTTGTCTATCGCGACACCTCCTGGACTTAGTGACCCCCACTCGCCATTAATCCGAATTCCAGACACTCTGATCCGACTGCCGGCAATCTACGAGACCCACTCGAGTTTATTGGTCGAGGTATGAGATTGAAAAGTGGGGAAGCAATATGTGTCTACTAGTTGTTTCGTAGAATGTATTCGGTGCTATCAGATGCTGTATGGGGCATcgtgctcgtacttgtacggtgGTATGCTACTAAGTTATTAGACCTCTCGATTGTGTCTAGTGGCGCGAGTCTGGATTATATCAATGCTGCCGTATCTACACGGCTAGTCCCCTGTCAAAGTCGATCTTACACTACCGTCTCGGTGCGGGGAGGATGAGTCAGGGACATTAGCAACGGACTACTCCTCCCTGTAGGGCGTTCAATGGTGTGTAATAGGATTTGTCTTTTGCCGCCGCAGAAGACGGCTAACGAGCAAACTGAAATTGCCGTGCTGTTTCTGCCGCGCGCTATGCTCGTTTTCCTTCACAAGGAAATATTTCGCCCCACTTTCTGCATACTCTGAGCGGGTTGCCAAATCGCACAACTTCATAAAGGCGATTTTTTTCACTTGGCGTGCATTTTCCAAGGCAACGCTGTTTGTCCCGGTGCACGATTATTGCTTGTCCGGTGTTGAGGGGGTTACCCCACATTTTGACATGCTTTAAACCAGCAATCTTACGAGCTTATTTTGAAGTCTGTTTCGTACCTCGTTATGTGGGGGCACACGAGAAGAAGCTATTAAAAGCCTCCAAGGGCCAGATATTAAGCTAATAAAACAAGTCCAGAGTTATTTGCACGGAAAGCAACAGCCTGGTCCCCTTTTCACTATTCAAATCTCGCCCGCAAACGACAACACAAtggagaaagaagacaTCCACcacgtggagaagacatCGATCGATGTGTACGAGGAAAAAGTCCGCAAGCCTACCACAGCTGAGGAAATGTTTCCCAACattgacaagaagaagctgcttAAAAAAATGGATATGAATATCATCCCTATTCTATCTCTGTTGTATTTGCTGTCCTTCCTGGATCGAGGTAATGTTGGTAACGCCAATATCGAAGGTCTGTCTGTTGATCTCGGTCTCACTGGCCCTCAATACAACATGTGTCTCACTGTCTTTTTCTTTACATACTCAGCTTTTGAGGTGCCATCCAACAtgattctcaagaagctcagaCCCTCCATCTGGCTTCCTCTCATTATGGTTGCCTGGGGCATCGTCATGACTTTGATGGGGCTTGTCAAGAACTACCATGGGCTTCTGATCTGTCGAATTTTTCTCGGAGTGACTGAAGCTGGTCTTTATCCTGGTGTCGGCTACTACCTCACTCTGTGGTATTGCCGATCAGAGATCCAGTTTAGACAGGCAATGTTCTTCTCCGCAGCCTCCATTGCCGGTGCCTTTTCTGGTCTGCTGGCTTTCGGTATTGGAAAAATGAAGGGCGTGGCTGGACTTCACGGATGGCAATGGATCTTTATTCTCGAGGGAATTGCTACGGTTGTGGTCGCCTTCAtcgccttcttcttcgtccATGACTTCCCTGAAACAGCTCGATTCCTCACCGAAGAAGAGCGGGAGTTTGTCGTGTGGAGACTCAAGTATGATGGCAACGACAATAGTGCCGGGGGTGAACTGGTAGCGCAGAACGACTCTCGTGACTGGAAGTACGTCTGGGCCGCCTTCACCGATATCCAGGTCTACGTCCACCTGCTTCTCTACTTCGGAGTTGTGGTTCCTCTCTACGGCATCTCCCTCTTCCTTCCCACCATTGTCAACAACCTGGGAtacacctcctccacagctCAGCTCATGACTATCCCTATCTACGTGATTGCTGCTATAGCTTCGGTGACTCAAGCTTGGTTCTCGGACAGATATGG
This genomic interval from Yarrowia lipolytica chromosome 1E, complete sequence contains the following:
- a CDS encoding uncharacterized protein (Compare to YALI0E20427g, weakly similar to uniprot|P11636 Neurospora crassa Quinate permease (Quinate transporter)), whose protein sequence is MSGQTYIEGWPGVEPVLFLLSLSTLSLSPPAMFWISMKNEPKQVLNRTLWLAIFVFGLLGTSRGLDEGNISGTVAQPSFISKFKLHDPSLSKDAQANLLSNITSMVQIGSVAGALIAMLIVDRIGRLWALREMLVIWIVGVIVQITSNNVGQLYAGRFVAGMGIGQSVVIGPTYLAEIAPPHVRGLATCVFSGSVYLGVMLSYFANYGTTLHISNTSRNQWVIPTTLQIIFSGIMLIGSIFVHESPRWLMKIGKEEEAVETLCKIRKLPADDLYVQGEILMVREQIEREKQAMTGASYWSLFKELLATPANRYRLFLGLMIQILGQWSGANAITIYAPSFFQMIGVSGQQQKMFATAILGVVKFAASIICAVFLIDTIGRRRSLYSGITLQFISILYVAIYLAVVPNNDPSRIKSAAERHAGVGAIAFIYLSGVGWALGWNSIQYLINAEIYTVRHRSLASGLIMTVHFANQYGNSKALPSMRLGMTDTGAMFFFSGIILVGLVWSWFFLPEVSGRSLESIDEMFSLPWYLIGRRGHQMVPETSAAVQIAADEDEKKGGVVHVENC
- a CDS encoding uncharacterized protein (Compare to YALI0E20449g, similar to Saccharomyces cerevisiae YHP1 (YDR451C) and YOX1 (YML027W); ancestral locus Anc_5.567, weakly similar to uniprot|P34161 Saccharomyces cerevisiae YML027w YOX1 homoeodomain protein) yields the protein MDLAKITDGFVKHETSSSSSSCSTTNTGPTPDLSPVTPSKECEKRPREDDPEESHDTSAGANSNNNASVSLMSTPEPKSSSPPGLSHFAHLMQKSDTMYRQNLNSDQYIYSDEEKENHKTSGKPHTPQVPHTPSSVPTQQPQYAFISHSITSYPSNEPQIDNARLARRKRRRTSPTELALLEQEFARNQKPPKHIRVDIARRVDMTEKAVQVWFQNKRQSVRKSMNKSMTDDTSFADSSFAETTFDETDGNSTFLSNSNVSTSVSNKSITSSITDNKSPLAQSTTADSVANANANANANANANNNTASTSSTNDSEIASVAPKTNGSSFSVFEDTPETPAKKKPSAPRLSMRGGKATVIYAGKPKGVTLSSGRRLGVPATPSSPANNNLGLGGSPLATSSPMTQRTASQLNQASASSPLSAVKSKSFGTAEESLAATLKKRLPSMHYDLPVTNKTSSVRHGVSSPVVDAGSREAECISNLLSLRNGGRW
- a CDS encoding uncharacterized protein (Compare to YALI0E20471g, similar to uniprot|CAD70735 Neurospora crassa 64C2. 200 Related to putative tartrate transporter) yields the protein MEKEDIHHVEKTSIDVYEEKVRKPTTAEEMFPNIDKKKLLKKMDMNIIPILSLLYLLSFLDRGNVGNANIEGLSVDLGLTGPQYNMCLTVFFFTYSAFEVPSNMILKKLRPSIWLPLIMVAWGIVMTLMGLVKNYHGLLICRIFLGVTEAGLYPGVGYYLTLWYCRSEIQFRQAMFFSAASIAGAFSGLLAFGIGKMKGVAGLHGWQWIFILEGIATVVVAFIAFFFVHDFPETARFLTEEEREFVVWRLKYDGNDNSAGGELVAQNDSRDWKYVWAAFTDIQVYVHLLLYFGVVVPLYGISLFLPTIVNNLGYTSSTAQLMTIPIYVIAAIASVTQAWFSDRYGKRSPFILVNLLFMLFGYLLAFNLSHKKPTAVYVGCYFIALGLYPALPAIVSWMSNNVAGTYKRAVAMAIQIGIGNLSGAIASNIYRAEDKPEFKLGHGMEIMFVCIGIVSLIVLNFGYHVVNKRKQAKIESGECEHLTSAELSEMGDRSPYFRYRH